In a single window of the Rhineura floridana isolate rRhiFlo1 chromosome 3, rRhiFlo1.hap2, whole genome shotgun sequence genome:
- the LOC133381746 gene encoding zinc finger protein 883-like has protein sequence MLASGVARGEPRDKGYIWGVKAEGELSEVSLEKAEQKLRSQDGAKRQEERQTHTGDKPHTCFECGKSFRWSSALTLHQRTHTGDKPYTCLECGKSFSRNSTLTLHQRTHTGVKPYKCYECGKSFSRSGHLTSHHKTHTGDKPHKCLECGKSFSQSSTLTSHHKTHTGDKPHKCLECGKSFSQSGHLTSHQRIHTGDKPYKCLQCGKSFSRSGHLTSHHKTHTGDKPYKCLECGKSFSQSSTLTLHHKTHTGDKPYQCLECGKSFRCSTNLNVHQRTHTGDKPYQCLECGKSFSHSSTLSKHERTHTGDKPYQCLECGKSFKWSSHITVHQRCHTGDKPYKCLECGKSFSQSGHLTSHHRTHTGDKSYTCFECGKSFSQSSTLILHHKTHTGYKPYRCCECGKAFSWSSTLSKHQRTHTGEKPYKCLECGKSFSQSSTLSNHQRTHTGDKPYKCLECGKSFSQSGTLTSHQRCHTGDKPYKCLECGKSFSERCSLTVHERIHTGDKPYKCFECGKSFSQSSTLTVHQRTHTGDKPYKCLECGKSFSQSSHLTSHQRCHTGDKPYQCLECGKRFSESSYLTSHQRCHTGENLIHAWSVEKAKMRCLWHKH, from the coding sequence GATACATCTGGGGGGTCAAGGCTGAAGGAGAACtatctgaagtatcactggaaaaagctgagcagaaactgaggagtcaagatggagcaaagagacaagaggagagacagactcacacaggggacaaacctcatacatgcttcgagtgtggaaagagcttcaggtggagtagcgcccttactttgcatcaaagaactcacacaggagacaaaccttatacatgcttggagtgtggaaagagcttcagtcggaatagcacccttactttgcatcaaagaactcacacaggagtcaaaccttataaatgctatgagtgtggaaagagcttcagtcggagtggccaccttacttcgcatcacaaaactcacacaggggacaaacctcataaatgcttggagtgtggaaagagcttcagtcagagtagcacccttacttcgcatcacaaaactcacacaggggacaaacctcataaatgcttggagtgtggaaagagcttcagtcagagtggccaccttacttcgcatcaaagaattcacacaggggacaaaccttataaatgcttgcagtgtggaaagagcttcagtcggagtggccaccttacttcgcatcacaaaactcacacaggggacaaaccttataaatgcttggagtgtggaaagagcttcagtcagagtagcacccttactttgcatcacaaaactcacacaggggacaaaccttatcaatgcttggagtgtggaaagagcttcaggtgtaGTACCAACCTTaatgtgcatcaaagaactcacacaggggacaaaccttaccagtgcttggagtgtggaaagagcttcagtcacagtagcacccttagtaaacatgaaagaactcacacaggggacaaaccttatcaatgcttggagtgtggaaagagcttcaagtgGAGTAGCCACATTACTGtacatcaaagatgtcacacaggagacaaaccctataaatgcttggagtgtggaaagagcttcagtcagagtggccaccttacttcacatcatagaactcatacaggggacaaatcttatacatgtttcgagtgtggaaagagcttcagtcagagtagcacccttattttgcatcacaaaactcatacaggATACAAACCTTATAGATGTTGTGAGTGTGGAAAGGCCTTCAGTTGGAGTAGCACCCTTagtaaacatcaaagaactcacacaggagaaaaaccttataaatgtttggagtgtgggaagagcttcagtcagagtagcacccttagtaatcatcaaagaactcacacaggagacaaaccttataaatgcttggagtgtggaaagagcttcagtcagagtggcacccttacttcgcatcaaagatgtcacacaggggacaaaccttataaatgcttggagtgtggtaagagcttcagtgagagatgCTCCCTTACAGTgcatgaaagaattcacacaggggacaaaccttataaatgcttcgagtgtggaaaaagcttcagtcagagtagcacacttacggtgcatcaaagaactcacacaggggacaaaccttataaatgcttggagtgtggaaagagcttcagtcagagtagccaccttacttcgcatcagagatgtcacacaggagacaaaccttatcaatgcttggagtgtggaaagaggttcagtgaGAGTAgctaccttacttcgcatcaaagatgtcacacaggggaaaaccttatacatgcttggagtgtggaaaaagcgaAAATGAGATGCCTCTGGCACAAGCACTAA